The genomic interval GGCCGCGTCGACAGTCGACGGTCTTACTCCTATTGAGAGGTTTTCGATGAGCAGAGCGCGCTCAACATCCCCTGCGCCGCCGTCCACGTTCCGCCTCAGCTCCCTCCTGCTCACGCTCGCCGCCGCCGCAGGCTGCGCGGAAGGCGGTGGAAGCGCCGCGAACGGCACGGAATGGAAGAACATCGCCGGCAACGACATGGGACAGCGCTACTCGTCTCTCGACCAGATCGACGCGGAGAACTTCGAGAGTCTCGAGGTCGCATGGGTGTGGGACGGGTCGGACTACCCGGCCGTGAACGCCCGCGCCACGCCGATTTACGTGGATGGGATGCTGATCTCCGTAGCGGGCGAGATGCGGCACACCTACGCGATCGACGCCGGCACCGGGGAGAAGATCTGGGAGTACGTGGAGCCCGAGACCTTCCGCTGGGAGTACTCGATGCGGAAGAACCACGGGAAGGGCGTCGCGTACGGCGAAATCGACGGCCGCGCGGTCGTCTACATGGTGAGTCCCGCCTTCTTCCTGCACGCTCTGTGGGCCGACACGGGCGAGCACGTGGAGGGCTTCGGCGGGCCCGTGGACGTGCCGGGCTTCCCGGAGTCCGGGGTCGTCGACCTGCTCGCGGGGCTCGGGCACGAGTTCGACCCGTACTACGGCATCCCGCTCGAGACCGGCTACATCACGAGTTCGTCGCCCCCGATCGTCGTCAACGGCGTGATCGTGGTAGGGAACTCCGCGGAGCAAGGCTACAACCAGTCGCGGCGCGAGAACGTGCCGGGAGACATCCTCGGCTACGACGCCCGCACGGGCGACTTCATGTGGAAATTCAACGTCCTTCCGGGGCCGGGCGAGTTCGGTCACGAGACGTGGGAGAACGATGCCTGGGCCTGGACCGGCGACATTTCCTCGTGGGCGCCGCTCTCGGCGGACGAGGAGCGGGGGATCGTCTACATCCCCACGAACGGGGCCACGATGGACTTCTGGGGCGGATTCCGGCCCGGCGACAACCTGTTCTCGACGAGCCTGATCGCGCTCGATGTGCAGACGGGAGAACGGGTTTGGCACTATCAGCTCGTGCACCACGACATCTGGAACTACGACACGCCGCAGATCCCCGTGCTGATGGACGTTACGGTGGACGGTGAGGACATTCCGGCGGTCGTACAGGTCACGAAGCAGGCGTTCGCCTACGCGTTCAACCGGGAGACGGGCGAGCCGATCTGGCCGATCGAGGAGCGGCCGGTGCCGGAGGGACTCATGCCGGGCGAAGCGCTCTCGCCGACGCAGCCGTTCCCGACGTGGCCGGCGCCGTACGACATGCAGGGGCTGTCGCACGACGACCTGATCGACTTCACGCCGGAGTTGCGGGAAGCCGCGATCGAGGCGCTCGACGACTACCTGATCGGGCCACTGTTCACGCCGCCTCTGCACCGCGACAACGACCTCGGAAAGGTGGCGTCGATGTGGTGTCCGGGAGATGTGGGAGGGACGAACATCGACGGAACGCCGGCGGTGGATCCGGAGACGGGGATCCTGTACGTGACGTCGCAGAAGGGGTGCGGGTCGCGGATCATGGTGCCGGGAGAGGAGCGCGATGCGCGGGAGCCCGCGCAGACGGGGACGACGATCACGAAGTTCGCGGTGGGGGGATTCGCGGGGGTTCGGCGGGTGCAGGGTCTCCCTCTCTTCAAGCCGCCGTACAGCCGGATCACGGCGATCGACATGAACACGGGCGAGCACCTGTGGTGGATTCCGGTGGGAGACACGCCGAACAGCGTGCTCGAGCACGACGCGCTCCAGGGGATGGACATCCCGAACACCGGCACGGGGCGGCAGGCGGCGCAAATCGTCACGAACACCCTCCTCATGTACACCGGGGAGGGGAGCGACGGGACCTCCTACCTGTTCGCCGTGGACAAGGCGACGGGGGAGCGGCTCGGGCGGGTCGAGCTTCCGGCCCAGCCGCGATACGGCATGATGACCTACATGCACGAAGGGCGGCAGCACGTCGTGGTCCAGGCTCCCAACACGCTGATGGCGCTGCGTCTCGCCGACTGACGCGCACATGAGCCGTCGCCTTCTCGTCGGACTCGCGGTGGCCGCGCTCACGTCGGCGTTTGCGGCGGCGGCGGCGGCCCAGCAAATCAGCGGGACCGTCCGCGAGACCGATGGCGGCCGACCCGTCGCGGGCGGCTTCATCAGCCTCCTGAACAGCGACGGCGAGGCCGTGGAGGCCGACTTCACGGCCGCCGACGGGATCTTCTCGTTCCGGGCGCCCGGCCCGGGCCAATATCGGATCCGGGTGGAGCGTATCGGATACGTCAACTGGGTCACGGAGCCCTACGAGGCGGCGGCCGGGCAGCCGCTGACGATCACGGTGGAAGTCCCGCCGGACCCCGTCCGGCTCGGCGAGCTGCGCGTCGAAGTCACCGGATCCTGCCTGGACGATCCGAGCGAGGGGGCCGCCCTCGCCACGGTCTGGGAGGAGGCGCGCAAGGCGCTCGAGACCGCGGTGTGGGCGGAGGGCCGCGGTGAACTCACGTTCACCCTCCGGGAATACCAGCGCACACTCGATCCACGCCATCTGACGACGCTGGAGACGGAGAGCCGCACGCGGCCGCACGTGCGACTGCCCCCGTTCCGGAGCCTGCCGGCCCGCCGGCTCACGACATCCGGCTACGCGAGCGTCGACGCGGACTCCGCCATCTTCTACGCGCCGGACGCGACGGTGCTGCTGTCGTCGGAGTTCCGGGACACCCAGTGCTTCGGGTTGGAACGAGACGAGGTCGACGGCGAACCGTTGCTCGGCATCACGTTCCGCCCCCGGCGGCGGCGCGACGTGATCGACATCGAGGGCACGCTCTGGCTCGACGAACAGAGCGCGGAACTGCGGCGCGTGCAGATCCGGTATCGCAACCTCCCGCTGCCGCGAAACGCGCAACGGCGGTACATCGGCGCCGATCTCACGTTCGACCGCCTGCCGGACGGCCCGTTCTACGTCCGCGACTGGTGGGTGCGGTTTCCGATCGGGAGCCGAAACACACGCTTCAGGGCGGGTCTGTCCGCTCGCCCGGATCCGGTACTCGTCGCCTATCACCAGGTGGGCGGCACGGTGACGGACGCCTTCGCGGGCGGCGTTTCGTTCGACGTGGGCGAGGGTGCGGTCACGGGCGTGCTGCGGGACAGCGTGAGCGGCGAGCCGCTCGCGGGCGCGGAAATCGTCGTCCGCGACTGGGACGACGCCGCGGCCTTCCTGCCCCGCCCGCAGGCCGCGGACGTCCCGTTCAGCGCGGTCACGGACCAGGCGGGCGGCTTCCACGTGGCCGGGCTGCCGGATGGCGTCTACGCGCTGGGCGTGGACCACCCGAAACTCCAGGCCGTGGGGGTGCGGCTCAACGAGACCCGCGTCGTCGTCGAGGACCGGACGAGCGATCCGCTGGAGCTGTGGACGCCCTCCGCCGACGCGCTCTTCGCGCGTATCTGCCCGGGGTCGTCGCCCTACGGGAGTGCGGGCGCCGTGGTCGGGTTCGCGCGCGACGCCGACACGGGGCTCCCGGTGCCGGACATCGAGGTCGAAGTCGTGTGGCGCGTGCGCCGGCTGCAGGGCACGGCGCGGGCCGCCGCCGTGTTTGAACAGTCGGAATACGCCGGCGGGGTGTCGGACGAGCGGGGCAGGTTTGCGATCTGCGGCGTCCCCCTCGGCGAGCCGGCCGTGCTGAGAGTACGAGGCGTTGACGAGGGCGTGGCACTCGAACTTGTCACGCGCCTCGCGTGGCGCCACGTGCTCGTCGAACCGTAACCCCCTCCCCGGCCGCTCCAGTCCTCCCGCGTCTCGGAGGGTCAGTGGGTCAGGGAACTGCGCGACTTCGGCTGCGTCCTTTCCCGGCCTCGTTCGTCTTACGGGGCGGAGGAGGAGGACAGGATACGACATACAGCGACAACGTAAAGCGACAAGGGAGGCTTTCGACATGCGACTGCAACTCGCCCTCAACGTGCGGGACATCGACGAGGCGGTGGACTATTACGGCAAGCTCTTCGGCGCCGCCCCGCACAAGCGCCGCGCCGGCTACGCCAACTTCGCCATCGACGAGCCGCCTCTGAAGCTCGTGCTGTTCGAGAACCCGGGCGCGGCGGAGCGCGTGAACCACCTGGGCGTGGAAGTGTTCGACGACGCACGGGTCCACGAGGCCGGACACCGGCTGGAGGCCGCCGGGATCCTCAGCGAGGTGGAGGAAGAAACGGTGTGCTGTCACGCGACCCAGACGAAGGTCTGGTCCGACGAGCCGCAGGGCCTGCGCTGGGAGTGGTACCGGGTCACCGATGACACGCCGGACGGCGAGGCGCTGATCGCACCGTCCGCGACCGCGCCGTCGGCGGCCGCCTGTAGCGACGAATCCGAGACCTGCTGTGTCTGAACGCACGTCGCGGGCCCTGCCGGCCTGGTCCGAATTTCAGCGGCGCATGCGCCGCTATGTGGGCGGCCGCGTCGATCCGGCGTGGGCCGATGATGTGACCGGCGACATCTTCCTGCGACTGCTGCAGCGTCAGGACAGTCTCGCGGAGGCGCGCGATCCGCTCGCGTGGACCTACCGGGTCGCGGCCAACGTGATCGCCGACCATCACCGGCGCCGGTCCGTCGAACGGCGGACCCTGGAGCAATTGGGCGCCGAAGCCCGCGCACCGGATCCGGACCCGAACGGCGGCGACCATGAGGCGCTGCGGCGGGATCTGGAGGCCTGCCTGCTGCCGTTCGCGCTCGAACTGCCGCCGAAATACGCTGAAGCCCTTCTGCTGACGTACTTCCGTGGATTGACCCAGGTCGAGGCGGCGCAGCGGCTGGGACTGAGCGTCTCCGGCATGAAGTCGCGGGTGCAGCGGGCGCGGGCGATGCTGAAGCGGCAACTCATGGACTGCTGCGATTTCGAACTGGACCGGCGCGGCGCGGTGATCGACATGCGTCCTCGCAAAGGGGGTCGTGGCCGCGCCGGCGAAGTGAGCCGGAAAGGGGGTCGTGGCCGCGCCGGCGAAGTGAGCCGGAAAGGGGGCCGGGAAGTGAGCCGGGAAGGGGGCCGCCGCGGGAGCACCGCGGGAGGCGTCGCCGGGTGAGAGTCGCGGTCATCGGCGGCGGCGTCATCGGGCTGTGCGTCGCGCACTACCTGGAGCGTCGTGGGGCCGAGGTCGTGCTCGTGGAGCGAGACGAGGTCGGCGGCGGGTGTTCGAAGGGAAACGGCGGTTGGGTCTGTCCGTCGATTTCCCGCCCCCTGCCGGCACCCGGGCTGACGCTGACCTCGCTCCGCTGGATGCTCCGTTCCGACAGCCCCCTCTACATCAAGCCGTCGGCCATGCCCCGACTCATGGGTTGGCTGTGGGCCTTTCGCCGTCACTGTAACGCCGAGAGCTACCGGGCGGGCGTCGCCGCCCTCGCGGCGCTGAACGCCGCGACGAACCGGCTGTACCGCGGTCTCGCGCAAGAGGGCATGGAATTCGAGCGCGCCGAGAGCGGGACGATCCTCTCCTACGATGATGAGGGCGAACTCCGACAGACCGCGGCGTTGCTGGCGAGACTTGGAGAGGAACGCGTGGGGCCGGTGGATGTC from Candidatus Palauibacter australiensis carries:
- a CDS encoding carboxypeptidase-like regulatory domain-containing protein; translation: MSRRLLVGLAVAALTSAFAAAAAAQQISGTVRETDGGRPVAGGFISLLNSDGEAVEADFTAADGIFSFRAPGPGQYRIRVERIGYVNWVTEPYEAAAGQPLTITVEVPPDPVRLGELRVEVTGSCLDDPSEGAALATVWEEARKALETAVWAEGRGELTFTLREYQRTLDPRHLTTLETESRTRPHVRLPPFRSLPARRLTTSGYASVDADSAIFYAPDATVLLSSEFRDTQCFGLERDEVDGEPLLGITFRPRRRRDVIDIEGTLWLDEQSAELRRVQIRYRNLPLPRNAQRRYIGADLTFDRLPDGPFYVRDWWVRFPIGSRNTRFRAGLSARPDPVLVAYHQVGGTVTDAFAGGVSFDVGEGAVTGVLRDSVSGEPLAGAEIVVRDWDDAAAFLPRPQAADVPFSAVTDQAGGFHVAGLPDGVYALGVDHPKLQAVGVRLNETRVVVEDRTSDPLELWTPSADALFARICPGSSPYGSAGAVVGFARDADTGLPVPDIEVEVVWRVRRLQGTARAAAVFEQSEYAGGVSDERGRFAICGVPLGEPAVLRVRGVDEGVALELVTRLAWRHVLVEP
- a CDS encoding VOC family protein, with the protein product MRLQLALNVRDIDEAVDYYGKLFGAAPHKRRAGYANFAIDEPPLKLVLFENPGAAERVNHLGVEVFDDARVHEAGHRLEAAGILSEVEEETVCCHATQTKVWSDEPQGLRWEWYRVTDDTPDGEALIAPSATAPSAAACSDESETCCV
- a CDS encoding sigma-70 family RNA polymerase sigma factor is translated as MSERTSRALPAWSEFQRRMRRYVGGRVDPAWADDVTGDIFLRLLQRQDSLAEARDPLAWTYRVAANVIADHHRRRSVERRTLEQLGAEARAPDPDPNGGDHEALRRDLEACLLPFALELPPKYAEALLLTYFRGLTQVEAAQRLGLSVSGMKSRVQRARAMLKRQLMDCCDFELDRRGAVIDMRPRKGGRGRAGEVSRKGGRGRAGEVSRKGGREVSREGGRRGSTAGGVAG